A single Drechmeria coniospora strain ARSEF 6962 chromosome 03, whole genome shotgun sequence DNA region contains:
- a CDS encoding hypothetical protein (related to microtubule associated protein), translating to MDRQPRPRSIQSLIRRVGRLVKVQKRRPLSCRRISGSTDDDLDDTAVTTMADKEEDFSSLPLSDRFAHKIWKVRKEAYEEAAKQFSASPDESDPCFRPFLNDAGLWKSAVTDSNVAAQQEGIIALCAFLKFGGRDCAMRTRPYTVTPMVEKSLSSTRAATKQNALEAILLYIELDVAAPVLEDVMPGLSNKVPKNVAATLNALTAIFHNYGCKLVDPKPILKALPKLFSAADKNVRAEATNLTVELYRWLREAMKPMFWGELKPTQQSDLEAQFEKIKTEPPPKQERLLRSQQAAASAAPPAGDDDGENPDDDADDDAEVDAFSLAEPVDVSKKIPPNFGEMLASPKWKDRKDAVEALAQALNVPRIKDTDFNDEVRGLAKCMKDANVAVVTQAAQCIELLAKGLRKAFAKHRAVVMQPVMDRLKEKKQTVADALGGALDGVFDATNLTECLEDIVAYLGNKNPQVKEGTMRFLIRCLRTTREVPAKPEIATICESGKKLLSESSPALRDGGAEILGTVMKILGERAMGPYLEGLDDIRKNKVKEFFETAEVKAREKPKPVARAPPPAVKKVMGAKKPVAKKAALTPASAAESTPMSPRPSAKATPAGSKLGMPKPSGLGGLKAPQKRTLGAPGAASPRRPLAGPPVMPADDDPPPQPRAGLSRGLTGRSLAKPAAAAAPPMAPESPTPSSGLTTMERAELEELRSTNEQLTRQLDDMRQERSKFRSEIQELKNQNAGLIEDHTRDVLCIKAKETQLVRARGDADATEQVNERLRRELERLKRALSRSEGLASPTITSPVREDVGVSRDQGSSLSGMHRMSYASTMSEEKENGEVVFPRSKVSPEMRYSVSALSSGPDSPARGYRNVPMQRDDGNDQGPAVRRERPTSMLLQPTSSGEGESWRRAAEVTSQLKARIEQMKVGSLIHPKRTRAGGSNSLKAKQGFARP from the exons ATGGACAGACAGCCTCGGCCACGATCGATACAGTCACTGATTCGCAGGGTAGGCAGGCTCGTCAAAGTCCAAAAGAGACGACCGCTTTCTTGTCGCCGAATCTCCGGCTctaccgacgacgaccttgacGACACCGCCGTCACCACCATGGCGGATAAAGAGGAGGATTTCAGCTCGTTGCCGTTGTCCGATCGCTTTGCCCATAAG ATATGGAAGGTGAGAAAGGAGGCGTACGAAGAAGCGGCCAAACagttctcggcctcgcccgacgAGTCCGACCCTTGCTTTCGCCCATTCCTCAACGATGCCGGTCTCTGGAAGTCGGCAGTGACCGATTCCAACGTTGCGGCCCAGCAAGAAGGCATCATTGCGCTATGCGCCTTCTTGAAGTTTGGCGGTCGGGATTGTGCCATGCGCACGCGCCCCTACACCGTCACGCCCATGGTGGAGAAGTCCctttcgtcgacgagggctgCGACGAAACAGAACGCGCTCGAAGCGATCCTGCTATACATTGAGCTTGACGTTGCCGCGCCCGTTCTGGAGGATGTCATGCCGGGCCTGTCCAACAAAGTGCCCAAGAACGTGGCGGCCACGCTGAACGCGCTGACCGCCATCTTCCACAACTACGGAtgcaagctcgtcgaccccAAGCCGATTCTCAAGGCTCTGCCCAAGCTGTTCAGCGCCGCCGACAAGAATGTTCGTGCCGAGGCGACGAATCTGACGGTCGAACTGTACCGGTGGCTGCGCGAGGCCATGAAGCCCATGTTCTGGGGAGAGCTCAAACCGACCCAACAATCGGACCTCGAGGCGCAGTTCGAAAAGATCAAGACCGAGCCGCCGCCAAAGCAGGAACGATTGCTGCGATCACAGCAAGCTGCAGCATCGGCCGCCCCCCCtgcgggcgatgacgacggcgagaatcccgacgacgacgctgacgacgacgccgaagTGGATGCCTTTTCTCTGGCCGAGCCGGTCGACGTTTCGAAAAAGATCCCCCCCAACTTTGGCGAAATGCTGGCGTCGCCAAAGTGGAAGGACCGCAAGGATGCCGTCGAAGCCCTCGCGCAGGCCCTCAACGTGCCTCGCATCAAAGACACCGACTTCAACGACGAGGTCCGGGGCTTGGCCAAGTGCATGAAGGATGCCAacgttgccgtcgtcacgcAGGCCGCCCAGTGCATCGAGTTGCTCGCCAAGGGTCTACGCAAAGCGTTTGCGAAGCACcgtgccgtcgtcatgcAGCCCGTCATGGATCGTttgaaggagaagaagcagacggtcgccgatgccctcggcggcgccctcgacggagTCTTCGACGCCACCAACCTCACCGAATGTCTCGAGGACATCGTTGCCTATCTCGGCAACAAGAACCCCCAGGTCAAGGAGGGCACCATGCGCTTCTTGATCCGCTGCCTCAGGACGACGCGTGAGGTTCCGGCCAAGCCCGAGATTGCGACCATCTGCGAGTCCGGGAAGAAGCTGCTGTCCGAGTCGAGTCCCGCGCTGCGTGACGGAGGTGCCGAGATCTTGGGAACCGTCATGAAGATtctcggcgagcgagccaTGGGCCCCTACCTCGAAGGTCTGGACGACATTCGGAAGAACAAAGTCAAGGAGTTTTTCGAAACCGCCGAGGTCAAAGCAAGAGAGAAGCCGAAGCCcgtggcgagggcgccgcccCCGGCGGTGAAAAAGGTCATGGGCGCGAAGAAGCCGGTcgcgaagaaggcggcgctgacgccggcctcggccgcggaaTCGACGCCAAtgtcgccgcggccgagcgccaaggcgacgccggccggtAGCAAGCTGGGGATGCCCAAGCCGTCTGGCCTCGGGGGACTCAAGGCGCCGCAGAAACGAACGCTCGGGGCGCCGGGAGCTGCGTCCccgagacgacctttggcgGGGCCGCCGGtgatgccggccgacgacgacccccCCCCGCAACCGCGAGCCGGCCTCTCCCGGGGCCTCACGGGTCGATCGCTGGCCaaaccggcggcggcggcggcacctccCATGGCGCCCGAGTCTCCCACGCCTTCCAGCGGACTCACGACGATGGAGCGAGCCGAGCTGGAGGAGCTGCGGTCGACAAACGAGCAGCTCACGCGGCAATTGGATGACATGAGGCAGGAACGAAGCAAGTTCAGATCGGAGATTCAAGAGTTGAAGAACCAGAATGCCGGCTTGATAGAGGACCATACGCGCGATGTCTTGTGCATCAAGGCGAAGGAGACGCAGCTTGTCCGCGCtcgcggcgatgccgatgccacgGAGCAGGTCAACGAGCGATTGCGCCGGGAACTGGAGCGCTTAAAGAGAGCGTTGAGCCGTTCCGAGGGCCTCGCCAGTCCGA CAATCACGTCGCCTGTGCGCGAAGACGTCGGTGTATCGCGCGACCAAGGCTCGTCCCTGAGCGGGATGCACCGGATGAGCTACGCGAGTACGATGTCGGAGGAGAAAGAAAACGGCGAGGTGGTGTTCCCGAGGAGCAAGGTGAGCCCGGAAATGAGGTACTCCGTGAGCGCCCTTTCTTCGGGACCCGATTCCCCAGCTCGCGGCTACAGAAACGTGCCGATGCAGCGAGACGATGGCAACGATCAAGGCCCTGCCGTTCGACGAGAACGAccgacgtcgatgctgcTGCAACCCACCagcagcggcgagggcgaaagctggaggagagcggccgaggtgacgagCCAACTGAAGGCCCGCATCGAGCAGATGAAGGTTGGTTCCCTTATCCACCCGAAGCGGACGAGAGCGGGAGGATCTAACAGTCTCAAGGCGAAGCAGGGGTTTGCGCGGCCCTGA
- a CDS encoding G-patch domain-containing protein has translation MENATNLSFDPSRLTKAAAEDYSSSASEDEDEYVVPGFHAEDDDFGDFNPRKRRRVGRDNKEQAALGIFGSDSDDGGPGRRWKRKNLRSKGMNFVSTNVEPKEANGSEQADSDDSDDERPVLGQAVQDDSAGEDEEEDGGVSLGFRVASRGTGLTAASQATDAGTETKKQRRPVLKTKFDGSNVLGRGFVPSSAWEPVLNEPESRGTPPAQNKPQPSAFGAKGKINANSFGARMMAKMGYVEGTGLGKEGQGRNIIIEANLRPQGVGLGAVREKSERERLEEKRQARLRGEDVVDSDEDKKKRTRARRKVLGTAGNSAASTPRRQKTKYLTAEELKASAPGLNIPEAFTPILDMTGPEGKMLTSTSGVMTPTSAAPESAAAVEARKLVKRAQADLQAFSEEWQSLEERRAWLELELKEKERELEEAEADRRRLESFSSLVSDRLTPDSDWTQVVDCLAKAADLGPTSAEVADVAVAAVSPFMRDSDWDPLQNPARFATDLKQLSGLLANFGLNNDGRSLGKWDSGAAQVEGVYRRHHKATTPYESMMYKNWLPHVLAGIREWDPLMPAPMLAVVENWKDLLPPFIRAQVMDNIARKLEAAVSDWNPRKKRQAHHLPHSWLFPWLQYLPPYHLEAKGTGLVADVKRKFRQLADCWEFDRGPVPGMQQWEDVLGSEWRPLIMSHVLPAMGKYLRRNFRVDPADQEPSLPILTGVMKWQPILGRNVMAEVIVQDVFPMWHGKLREWLALDEADLAEVAEWYSWWRGSLLEDLAKTKSIGGELDKGMQLMNLV, from the coding sequence ATGGAAAACGCGACCAACCTCTCGTTCGATCCTTCGAGACTCAcaaaggccgccgccgaggactactcctcctcggcctccgaAGATGAAGACGAGTATGTAGTGCCCGGATTTCacgccgaagacgacgacttTGGCGACTTCAACCCTCGAAAGCGACGGCGAGTCGGCCGTGACAACAAGGAGCAGGCTGCCCTCGGCATTTTCGGTTCCGACAGTGACGATGGAGGTCCTGGCCGCCGATGGAAGCGGAAGAACCTTCGAAGCAAGGGCATGAATTTCGTCTCCACAAACGTCGAACCGAAGGAGGCAAACGGCAGCGAACAAGCCGACTCCGAcgactccgacgacgagcgaccTGTTCTTGGCCAAGCCGTCCAAGACGACTCCGCGGGTGAGGATGAAGAGGAAGATGGCGGCGTCAGTCTGGGATTCCGAGTCGCGTCACGAGGGACAGGCTTGACCGCGGCAAGCCAAGCGACGGATGCCGGCACCGAGACGAAGAAGCAACGTCGTCCCGTGCTCAAAACCAAGTTCGACGGCAGCAACGTGCTCGGACGCGGTTTcgtgccgtcctcggcgtggGAGCCGGTGCTTAACGAGCCGGAAAGCCGcggcacgccgccggcgcagaACAAACCGCAACCCAGCGCGTTCGGGGCCAAGGGAAAGATCAACGCAAATTCGTTCGGCGCCCGAATGATGGCCAAGATGGGCTACGTCGAAGGCACGGGACTCGGCAAGGAGGGCCAAGGAAGAAACATCATCATCGAAGCAAACTTGCGACCCCAGggtgtcggcctcggcgccgtgaGGGAAAAGTCGGAACGAGAACGTCTGGAGGAAAAGAGACAGGCTCGACTGCGGGGggaggacgtcgtcgactcggacgaggataAGAAGAagcggacgagggcgcggagGAAGGTTCTGGGCACGGCCGGCAACAGCGCCGCCAGCACGCCGCGGAGGCAGAAGACAAAGTAtctgacggccgaggagctcaaggcgTCCGCCCCGGGCCTCAACATTCCGGAGGCGTTCACGCCCATCCTCGACATGACGGGCCCCGAAGGCAAGAtgctgacgtcgacgagcggcgtcatgacgccgacctcggccgcccccgaatccgccgccgccgtcgaggccagaAAATTGGTGAAGCGGGCGCAAGCAGACCTGCAGGCCTTTTCGGAGGAATGGCAGTCCCTGGAAGAGCGACGAGCctggctcgagctcgagttgaaggaaaaggaaagaGAGCTGGAGGAGGCAGAGGCGGaccgccggcggctcgaGAGCTTCTCGTCCCTCGTCTCGGACCGGCTGACGCCGGATTCTGACTGGACCCAGGTCGTCGACTGCCTCGCAAAGGCGGCCGATCTCGGCCCGACGAGCGCGGaggtggccgacgtcgccgtcgccgccgtttcCCCGTTCATGAGAGACTCGGATTGGGATCCGTTGCAGAATCCGGCCCGGTTCGCCACCGATTTGAAGCAGCTGTCGGGTCTGCTCGCCAATTTCGGCCTCAACAACGACGGCCGCTCCCTCGGCAAGTGGGACTCGGGCGCGGCCCAGGTCGAAGGAGTCTACCGACGACACCACAAGGCGACGACACCGTACGAAAGCATGATGTACAAGAACTGGCTGCCGCACGTCTTGGCCGGCATCCGAGAGTGGGATCCGCtcatgccggcgccgatgctcgccgtcgtcgagaactGGAAGgacctcctccctcccttcATCCGGGCCCAGGTCATGGACAACATCGCGCgcaagctcgaggcggccgtgtcgGATTGGAACCCGCGGAAGAAGCGACAGGCCCACCACCTGCCGCACTCTTGGCTCTTCCCCTGGCTGCAGTACCTACCTCCCTACCACCTGGAGGCGAAGGGCACGGGCCTCGTGGCCGACGTGAAGAGAAAGTTTCGACAGCTCGCCGACTGTTGGGAGTTTGACCGCGGCCCCGTGCCGGGCATGCAGCAGTGGGAAGACGTCCTCGGCAGCGAGTGGCGGCCGCTCATCATGTCGCACGTGCTGCCGGCGATGGGCAAATATCTGCGTCGCAACTTTCGCGTCGACCCCGCCGACCAGGAGCCAAGCCTGCCGATCCTGACGGGCGTCATGAAGTGGCAGCCGATCCTCGGGAGGAACGTCATGGCAGAGGTTATCGTCCAAGACGTCTTTCCCATGTGGCACGGCAAGCTGCGCGAGTGGCTGGcgctggacgaggcggatttggccgaggtggccgaaTGGTACAGCTGGTGGAGGGGGTCGTTGCTGGAAGATTTGGCCAAGACGAAgagcatcggcggcgagctggacaAGGGCATGCAGCTAATGAACCTGGTCTAA
- a CDS encoding SIT4 phosphatase-associated protein: MFWRFGGYANISTIDTILDKPDFTLEELLDESDLIQELKQHNSKLIEYLREDKVLDKLLEYVVAPKLEVVETPGESADDEFKSKSRLLPFARPRATSRTTDTTEADEEEMEKRRNRYALVASEVLSSDTWSIYEALVENRDLVRDFWTFLSRPAPLDPLQASYFTKVNESLFEKKTEDMMDLFRSLPDVVPDLLRHVECPMIMDLLLKIIALDRTDGGQGIVEWLHSMNIIPELLSFLDPKHSWVVQTAAGDFIKAIITISANASQNEQQCIGPNELTRQLVSSPCIDQLVAYMLGGGNPLTVGVGIIIEVIRKNNSDYDPDVGSEANTTPSSRDPIYLGTLLRLFADKVPNFMALIMDQPSRKRGLASTFGEKLEPLGFDRFKTCELMAELLHCSNMGLLNELGSEELISARDGERNRLRDEGMLRPQREEEPSVEDLTIHLSPPAPDEGRRLEIINADDDGFEEVESTRDMSVDTSDEFVKAEDDIAAIPPAAFAEKDEEDFVDEPLSSPRLTVGPDRITEQQFDDPDLVVAPLSPSKPITPVPVPTEGGETTASASHDTTDEAPKVDDLPATPDEASGSEPKATSSLAPQEATNSTQAALSAHPEDLPAPLFSAPADSKPALVSVEAPKESVADASSEPQAGHGTATESAAGQEGSILDQPMTEQPKTEEMALEPVVGDYLKMQFVEHRVVPAILSFFFSYPWNNFLHNVVYDIVQQVFNGPMDRGYNPTLAVSLFEAADVTTAIINGQYASDRSQAKTRTRMGYMGHLTLIAEEVVKFTERNPPELLSEMVVDKVMSQDWINYVEGALAETRERDNAILGGVRPETSMGHRGSIGAGSGVGLSGLQLGGAPGCASSVLAEAGLNGAGLELSDGDGNGIGPFTISAGALMSGFGSSSDEEDDEVDGDEEDVNSEVSGSSCDEASAGSPETTGAIHFPTDFAAAPLDPTGKDFGDSTDAAMS, translated from the exons ATGTTTTGGAGATTTGGCGGCTACGCCAACATCTCGACCATCGACACCATCCTCGACAAGCCCGACTTCACCCTCGAGGAGCTACTCGACGAGAGCGATCTGATACAGGAGCTTAAGCAGCACAACTCGAAGCTCATCGAGTACCTTCGCGAGGACAAGGTTCTCGACAAGCTCCTCGAATATGTCGTCGCTCCCAAGCTCGAGGTGGTTGAGACACCCGGCGAGTCGGCCGATGACGAGTTCAAGTCCAAGAGCCGCCTGCTCCCATTCGCCCGTCCCCGTGCCACCTCCAGGACCACCGACAccaccgaggccgatgaggaggagatggagaagCGCCGCAATCGAtacgccctcgtcgccagcgAGGTCCTGAGCTCCGACACGTGGTCCATATACGAAGCCCTGGTCGAGAACCGCGACCTCGTTCGCGACTTTTGGACCTTCCTCTCCCGCCCGGCACCGCTCGACCCCCTCCAGGCGAGCTACTTCACCAAAGTCAACGAGTCGCTCTTCGAGAAGAAGACGGAGGACATGATGGATTTGTTCCGGAGCTTGCCCGATGTCGTTCCCGACCTGCTGAGGCACGTCGAGTGTCCCATGATCATGGACCTTCTCCTCAAGatcatcgccctcgaccgcaccgacggcggccagggcatcgtcgag TGGCTTCACTCCATGAACATCATCCCCGAGCTTCTCTCCTTCCTCGACCCCAAGCACAGCTGGGTTGTGCAGACGGCGGCCGGTGACTTCATAAaggccatcatcaccatctcGGCCAACGCGTCGCAGAACGAGCAGCAGTGCATCGGTCCCAACGAGCTTACCCGCCAGCTCGTCTCCAGTCCCTGCATCGACCAGCTCGTCGCCTACATGCTGGGGGGCGGGAACCCGTtgaccgtcggcgtcggcatcatcatcgagGTCATCAGGAAGAACAATTCCGATTACGATCCCGATGTTGGCAGCGAGGCCAACACGACCCCCTCCAGCCGCGATCCCATCTACCTCGGCACCCTGCTTCGCCTCTTCGCCGACAAGGTGCCGAATTTCATGGCCCTCATCATGGACCAGCCGTCCCGGAAGCGCGGTCTCGCCTCGACCTTTGGCGAGAAGCTCGAACCGCTCGGCTTCGACCGTTTCAAGACCTGCGAGCTCATGGCCGAGCTGCTGCACTGCAGCAACATGGGTTTGCTCAACGAGCTCGGCTCCGAAGAGTTGATCTCGGCCCGAGACGGAGAGCGCAATCGCCTGCGGGACGAAGGCATGCTTCGGCCTCAGCGGGAGGAGGAGCCCTCGGTGGAGGACCTGACGATCCATCTATCTCCTCCCGCCCCCGATGAGGGGCGCCGTCTCGAAATcatcaacgccgacgacgacggcttcgaaGAAGTCGAGTCGACGAGGGATATGAGCGTCGACACCTCGGATGAGTtcgtcaaggccgaggacgacatcgccgccatccctCCCGCCGCCTTTGCGGaaaaggacgaggaggatttcgtcgacgagcctcTCAGCTCGCCCCGCCTCACCGTTGGCCCCGACAGGATCACCGAGCAGCAGTTCGACGACCCTGACCTTGTCGTGGCCCCGCTTTCACCCTCCAAGCCCATCACTCCGGTGCCCGTCCCGACcgaaggcggcgagacgacggcatcggcgtcgcaTGATACCACCGATGAGGCGCCAAAGGTCGACGATCTTCCGGCGACGCCGGATGAGGCGTCGGGTTCCGAGCCCAAGGCGACATCCAGCTTGGCGCCTCAGGAAGCGACGAATTCGACACAGGCTGCGCTGTCGGCGCATCCCGAGGACCTACCCGCACCGCTGTTCTCCGCACCGGCCGATTCCAAGCCTGCTTTGGTTTCGGTCGAGGCTCCAAAGGAGAGCGTCGCCGATGCATCCTCGGAGCCGCAGGCCGGTCATGGGACTGCCACAGagtccgccgccggccaggaaGGGAGCATTCTCGATCAGCCCATGACGGAACAGCCGAAGACGGAGGAGATGGCTCTCGAGCCCGTGGTGGGAGACTACCTGAAGATGCAATTCGTCGAGCACCGCGTGGTTCCTGCGATCTTG TCCTTTTTCTTCTCGTACCCTTGGAACAACTTCTTGCACAACGTGGTGTACGATATTGTCCAGCAGGTGTTTAATGGACCCATGGATAGGGGCTACAATCCGACACTGGCCGTGTCCTTGttcgaggctgccgatgtCACCACGGCCATCATCAACGGCCAGTACGCCAGCGACCGGTCGCAAGCCAAGACGAGGACGCGCATGGGGTACATGGGCCACCTCACGCTCATCGCCGAGGAGGTGGTCAAGTTCACGGAGCGAAACCCGCCCGAACTCCTATCCGAGATGGTGGTCGATAAAGTCATGAGCCAAGACTGGATCAACTACGTCGAGGGGGCTCTCGCGGAAACGCGCGAGAGAGACAACGCCATCCTGGGCGGCGTTCGACCCGAAACGTCCATGGGACACCGCGGCAGCATCGGAgccggcagcggcgtcggcctATCCGGCCTCCAGCTCGGCGGTGCCCCCGGATGCGCGTCCAGCGTgctcgccgaagccggcctCAACGGGGCAGGCCTCGAGCTGAgcgacggagacggcaaCGGAATCGGGCCCTTCACCATCAGCGCCGGCGCGTTAATGTCAGGCttcggcagcagcagcgacgaggaggacgacgaagtggacggcgacgaggaggacgtcaATTCCGAGGTGAGTGGCAGCTCTTGCGATGAAGCCAGCGCGGGATCACCGGAGACAACTGGTGCCATCCACTTTCCTACGGATTTCGCGGCGGCACCCCTCGATCCCACCGGCAAGGACTTTGGTGACTCGACGGATGCTGCCATGTCGTGA